A part of Odontesthes bonariensis isolate fOdoBon6 chromosome 23, fOdoBon6.hap1, whole genome shotgun sequence genomic DNA contains:
- the stub1 gene encoding E3 ubiquitin-protein ligase CHIP, translated as MAGSPEKSSTAQELKEQGNRLFLCRKYQEAATCYSKAINRNPSVAVYYTNRALCHVKLQQYDKALADCKHALELDSQSVKAHFFLGQCHLELENYDEAIGNLQKAYNLAKEQRLNFGDDIPSALRIAKKKRWNSIEEKRINQENELHAYLTKLILAEKERELEEYKEKQDDNQNGGDAGKISSKHDKYLMDMDELFSQVDEKRKKREIPDYLCGKISFELMREPCITPSGITYDRKDIEEHLQRVGHFDPVTRSPLTQDQLIPNLAMKEVIDAFIQENGWVEDY; from the exons ATGGCCGGCAGCCCGGAGAAGAGTTCCACCGCACAGGAGCTGAAGGAGCAGGGGAACCGGCTCTTCCTTTGCCGCAAGTACCAGGAGGCTGCTACCTGCTACAGTAAAGCTATT AACCGCAATCCATCTGTGGCAGTATACTACACCAACAGGGCTCTTTGCCATGTAAAGCTGCAGCAGTATGACAAGGCTCTGGCAGACTGTAAGCATGCACTGGAGCTGGATAGTCAGTCGGTCAAGGCCCACTTCTTCTTGGGCCAATGTCACCTGGAGCTGGAGAACTACGACGAGGCCATTGGCAACCTGCAGAAAG CTTATAACCTGGCAAAGGAGCAGAGGCTGAATTTTGGAGATGACATCCCAAGTGCTTTGCGCATTGCCAAGAAAAAACGCTGGAACAGCATCGAGGAGAAGCGCATCAACCAGGAAAATGAGTTGCATGCTTATTTAACTAAACTCATATTGGCTGAGAAGGAAAG AGAGCTAGAAGagtacaaagaaaaacaagacgaCAATCAGAATGGAGGTGATGCTGGCAAGATTTCATCAAAACAC GACAAGTATTTAATGGACATGGACGAGCTGTTCTCCCAAGTggacgagaaaagaaaa AAGCGGGAGATCCCAGATTATCTGTGTGGGAAGATCAGTTTTGAGCTGATGAGGGAGCCCTGCATCACACCCAGTGGAATCACCTACGACCGCAAGGACATTGAAGAGCACCTACAG CGAGTCGGTCATTTTGACCCAGTCACCCGGAGCCCCCTGACCCAGGATCAGCTGATCCCAAACCTGGCCATGAAGGAAGTGATTGATGCCTTTATCCAGGAGAATGGCTGGGTGGAGGACTACTGA